The proteins below are encoded in one region of Garra rufa chromosome 12, GarRuf1.0, whole genome shotgun sequence:
- the matn4 gene encoding matrilin-4 isoform X3, which produces MTRALVYISVLIAIIAVTEARPKSAEPKCKSGPVDLVFIIDGSRSVRPHEFETMRKFMIDIIHELDIGLEATRIGVVQYSSQVQNVFSLKAFSKTEQMVKAINQIIPLAQGTMTGLAIRYSMNVAFSAEEGARPNVPHVAVIVTDGRPQDRVAEVAAAARESGIEIYAVGVARADMTSLRAMASPPFEDHVFLVESFDLIHQFGLQFQDKLCGMDLCLESDHGCEHICESSPGSYHCLCLPGYTLNEDGKTCTPIDLCAEEKHDCEQICIASPGSFMCDCNTGYTLNDDKKTCKMIDYCSFGNDSCEHQCVSVLNGFNCRCNEGYSLNDDLKTCTMIDYCSFGNDSCEHECVSVLQSFYCECREGYTLNEDETSCTMIDYCSFGNDSCEHECVSVLNGFNCRCNDGYSLNDDMKTCTMIDYCSFGNDSCEHQCVSVLKGFHCVCNDGYTLNDDKKTCTMIDYCSYGNDSCEHQCVSVLKGFHCVCNDGYSLNDDKKTCTMIDYCSFGNDSCEHQCVSVLKGFHCVCNDGYSLNDDKKTCTMIDYCSFGNDSCEHKCVSVLKGFHCICNDGYSLNDDKKTCTMIDYCSFGNDSCEHECVSVLKGFHCRCKDGYTLNDDKKTCTMIDYCSFGNHSCDHHCVSVLNGFFCRCNEGYTLQEDGKTCQSDNLCNTVEHGCEYQCVSTPGSYHCICPEGHVLQDDGKTCGTCRTSNIDLVLLIDGSKSVRPQNFELVKQFVNQVVDQLDISPKGTRVGLVQYSSRVRTEFPLSMYQTKEEIKKAVMNVQYMEKGTMTGLALKHMVESSFSEADGARPAAKNIPRVGLVFTDGRSQDDIQEWAKKAKEAGITMYAVGVGKAVEDELREIASEPVEKHFFYSADFTAISQIAENLKFNVCAAESQGEIEVKDPCACESLVEFQQVTMSTLDQLNQKLSVMTKRLEVLESQLLTRK; this is translated from the exons ATGACACGTGCGTTGGTGTACATCAGTGTGCTAATAGCCATAATAGCTGTGACGGAAGCGAGGCCTAAATCAG ctgaacCAAAGTGTAAATCTGGCCCGGTCGACCTTGTGTTCATCATCGACGGCTCCCGCAGCGTTCGTCCCCATGAGTTCGAGACGATGCGCAAGTTCATGATCGACATCATCCACGAGCTAGACATCGGCCTGGAAGCTACAAGAATTGGTGTGGTCCAATACTCTAGTCAAGTCCAGAACGTGTTCTCCCTCAAAGCCTTCAGCAAGACTGAGCAGATGGTCAAAGCTATCAACCAGATCATTCCATTGGCACAGGGCACTATGACTGGCCTGGCCATCCGCTATTCCATGAATGTAGCCTTCTCTGCCGAGGAAGGTGCGCGTCCCAACGTTCCCCATGTAGCCGTTATTGTGACAGACGGACGCCCTCAGGATCGTGTGGCTGAAGTGGCGGCCGCTGCAAGGGAGTCTGGGATTGAGATCTACGCCGTCGGTGTCGCCAGAGCCGATATGACCTCACTGCGTGCTATGGCGTCACCACCGTTTGAGGATCACGTGTTCCTGGTGGAGAGCTTTGACCTCATTCACCAGTTCGGGCTTCAGTTCCAAGACAAGCTTTGTG GAATGGACTTGTGTCTGGAATCGGATCACGGCTGTGAGCACATCTGCGAGAGTTCGCCAGGCTCCTACCACTGTCTGTGTCTGCCTGGATACACGCTCAACGAGGATGGCAAGACCTGCACAC CCATTGATCTATGTGCTGAAGAGAAGCATGATTGTGAGCAGATCTGTATCGCTTCACCCGGGTCATTCATGTGTGACTGTAACACAGGATACACACTCAACGACGACAAGAAAACATGCAAAA TGATCGACTACTGCTCATTTGGAAATGACAGCTGCGAGCATCAATGTGTGAGTGTGCTCAATGGCTTTAATTGTCGCTGTAACGAAGGATACTCACTCAACGATGACCTGAAAACCTGCACAA TGATCGACTACTGCTCATTTGGGAATGACAGCTGTGAGCACGAATGTGTGAGCGTGCTTCAGAGCTTTTATTGTGAATGCCGTGAAGGATACACACTCAATGAGGACGAAACATCGTGCACAA TGATCGACTACTGCTCATTTGGGAATGATAGCTGCGAGCACGAGTGTGTGAGTGTGCTCAATGGCTTTAACTGCCGTTGTAACGATGGATACTCACTCAACGATGACATGAAGACCTGTACAA TGATTGATTACTGCTCATTTGGGAATGATAGCTGCGAGCACCAGTGTGTGAGTGTCCTGAAAGGCTTTCACTGCGTTTGTAATGATGGATACACACTCAACGATGACAAGAAGACCTGCACAA TGATCGATTACTGCTCATATGGGAATGATAGCTGTGAGCACCAGTGTGTGAGTGTCCTGAAAGGCTTTCACTGCGTTTGTAACGATGGATACTCACTCAACGATGACAAGAAGACTTGTACAA TGATCGATTACTGCTCATTTGGGAATGATAGCTGCGAGCACCAGTGTGTGAGTGTCCTGAAAGGCTTTCACTGCGTTTGTAATGATGGATACTCACTCAACGATGACAAGAAGACTTGCACAA TGATCGATTACTGCTCATTTGGGAATGATAGCTGCGAGCACAAGTGTGTGAGTGTCCTGAAAGGCTTTCACTGCATTTGTAACGATGGATACTCACTCAACGATGATAAGAAGACCTGCACAA TGATCGATTACTGCTCATTTGGGAATGATAGCTGCGAGCACGAGTGTGTGAGTGTGCTGAAAGGCTTTCACTGCCGTTGTAAGGACGGATACACCCTCAATGATGACAAGAAAACCTGCACAA TGATTGATTACTGTTCATTTGGGAATCACAGTTGTGATCATCACTGTGTTAGTGTGCTCAATGGTTTCTTCTGTCGCTGCAATGAGGGATACACTCTTCAGGAGGACGGAAAGACCTGCCAGT CGGATAACTTGTGTAATACAGTCGAACATGGTTGTGAATACCAGTGTGTGAGCACTCCAGGATCATACCACTGTATATGTCCTGAGGGCCATGTACTACAGGATGATGGCAAAACCTGTGGAA CCTGTCGAACCTCCAACATCGACCTGGTCCTCCTCATCGACGGTTCCAAGAGCGTTCGGCCACAGAATTTCGAGCTTGTCAAGCAGTTTGTTAACCAGGTGGTGGATCAGCTGGACATCTCCCCTAAAGGAACACGCGTGGGTCTCGTCCAGTACTCAAGCCGAGTGCGGACAGAGTTTCCGCTCAGCATGTATCAGACAAAAGAAGAGATCAAAAAGGCTGTGATGAATGTGCAGTACATGGAGAAAGGGACCATGACAGGTTTGGCTCTCAAACACATGGTGGAGAGCAGCTTCTCGGAGGCTGACGGAGCGCGTCCTGCTGCGAAGAACATCCCACGGGTTGGCCTGGTTTTTACTGATGGGCGTTCACAGGATGATATTCAGGAGTGGGCCAAGAAGGCCAAGGAAGCAG GTATCACCATGTATGCTGTTGGTGTGGGTAAAGCTGTGGAGGATGAGCTGAGAGAGATTGCCTCTGAGCCTGTGGAAAAACACTTCTTCTACTCCGCCGACTTCACTGCCATCAGCCAGATCGCTGAAAACCTCAAATTCAATGTCTGCGCAG CTGAGAGTCAAGGAGAGATCGAGGTTAAGGACCCCTGCGCTTGTGAAAGTCTTGTGGAGTTCCAGCAGGTTACGATGTCCACCCTAGACCAGCTCAACCAAAAG CTGTCAGTTATGACCAAGCGATTGGAAGTTCTGGAGAGCCAGCTGCTCACAAGAAAATGA
- the matn4 gene encoding matrilin-4 isoform X1, whose amino-acid sequence MTRALVYISVLIAIIAVTEARPKSAEPKCKSGPVDLVFIIDGSRSVRPHEFETMRKFMIDIIHELDIGLEATRIGVVQYSSQVQNVFSLKAFSKTEQMVKAINQIIPLAQGTMTGLAIRYSMNVAFSAEEGARPNVPHVAVIVTDGRPQDRVAEVAAAARESGIEIYAVGVARADMTSLRAMASPPFEDHVFLVESFDLIHQFGLQFQDKLCGMDLCLESDHGCEHICESSPGSYHCLCLPGYTLNEDGKTCTPIDLCAEEKHDCEQICIASPGSFMCDCNTGYTLNDDKKTCKMIDYCSFGNDSCEHQCVSVLNGFNCRCNEGYSLNDDLKTCTMIDYCSFGNDSCEHECVSVLQSFYCECREGYTLNEDETSCTMIDYCSFGNDSCEHECVSVLNGFNCRCNDGYSLNDDMKTCTMIDYCSFGNDSCEHQCVSVLKGFHCVCNDGYTLNDDKKTCTMIDYCSYGNDSCEHQCVSVLKGFHCVCNDGYSLNDDKKTCTMIDYCSFGNDSCEHQCVSVLKGFHCVCNDGYSLNDDKKTCTMIDYCSFGNDSCEHKCVSVLKGFHCICNDGYSLNDDKKTCTMIDYCSFGNDSCQHECVSVLKGFNCRCNEGYSLNDDLKTCTMIDYCSFGNDSCEHECVSVLKGFHCRCKDGYTLNDDKKTCTMIDYCSFGNHSCDHHCVSVLNGFFCRCNEGYTLQEDGKTCQSDNLCNTVEHGCEYQCVSTPGSYHCICPEGHVLQDDGKTCGTCRTSNIDLVLLIDGSKSVRPQNFELVKQFVNQVVDQLDISPKGTRVGLVQYSSRVRTEFPLSMYQTKEEIKKAVMNVQYMEKGTMTGLALKHMVESSFSEADGARPAAKNIPRVGLVFTDGRSQDDIQEWAKKAKEAGITMYAVGVGKAVEDELREIASEPVEKHFFYSADFTAISQIAENLKFNVCAAESQGEIEVKDPCACESLVEFQQVTMSTLDQLNQKLSVMTKRLEVLESQLLTRK is encoded by the exons ATGACACGTGCGTTGGTGTACATCAGTGTGCTAATAGCCATAATAGCTGTGACGGAAGCGAGGCCTAAATCAG ctgaacCAAAGTGTAAATCTGGCCCGGTCGACCTTGTGTTCATCATCGACGGCTCCCGCAGCGTTCGTCCCCATGAGTTCGAGACGATGCGCAAGTTCATGATCGACATCATCCACGAGCTAGACATCGGCCTGGAAGCTACAAGAATTGGTGTGGTCCAATACTCTAGTCAAGTCCAGAACGTGTTCTCCCTCAAAGCCTTCAGCAAGACTGAGCAGATGGTCAAAGCTATCAACCAGATCATTCCATTGGCACAGGGCACTATGACTGGCCTGGCCATCCGCTATTCCATGAATGTAGCCTTCTCTGCCGAGGAAGGTGCGCGTCCCAACGTTCCCCATGTAGCCGTTATTGTGACAGACGGACGCCCTCAGGATCGTGTGGCTGAAGTGGCGGCCGCTGCAAGGGAGTCTGGGATTGAGATCTACGCCGTCGGTGTCGCCAGAGCCGATATGACCTCACTGCGTGCTATGGCGTCACCACCGTTTGAGGATCACGTGTTCCTGGTGGAGAGCTTTGACCTCATTCACCAGTTCGGGCTTCAGTTCCAAGACAAGCTTTGTG GAATGGACTTGTGTCTGGAATCGGATCACGGCTGTGAGCACATCTGCGAGAGTTCGCCAGGCTCCTACCACTGTCTGTGTCTGCCTGGATACACGCTCAACGAGGATGGCAAGACCTGCACAC CCATTGATCTATGTGCTGAAGAGAAGCATGATTGTGAGCAGATCTGTATCGCTTCACCCGGGTCATTCATGTGTGACTGTAACACAGGATACACACTCAACGACGACAAGAAAACATGCAAAA TGATCGACTACTGCTCATTTGGAAATGACAGCTGCGAGCATCAATGTGTGAGTGTGCTCAATGGCTTTAATTGTCGCTGTAACGAAGGATACTCACTCAACGATGACCTGAAAACCTGCACAA TGATCGACTACTGCTCATTTGGGAATGACAGCTGTGAGCACGAATGTGTGAGCGTGCTTCAGAGCTTTTATTGTGAATGCCGTGAAGGATACACACTCAATGAGGACGAAACATCGTGCACAA TGATCGACTACTGCTCATTTGGGAATGATAGCTGCGAGCACGAGTGTGTGAGTGTGCTCAATGGCTTTAACTGCCGTTGTAACGATGGATACTCACTCAACGATGACATGAAGACCTGTACAA TGATTGATTACTGCTCATTTGGGAATGATAGCTGCGAGCACCAGTGTGTGAGTGTCCTGAAAGGCTTTCACTGCGTTTGTAATGATGGATACACACTCAACGATGACAAGAAGACCTGCACAA TGATCGATTACTGCTCATATGGGAATGATAGCTGTGAGCACCAGTGTGTGAGTGTCCTGAAAGGCTTTCACTGCGTTTGTAACGATGGATACTCACTCAACGATGACAAGAAGACTTGTACAA TGATCGATTACTGCTCATTTGGGAATGATAGCTGCGAGCACCAGTGTGTGAGTGTCCTGAAAGGCTTTCACTGCGTTTGTAATGATGGATACTCACTCAACGATGACAAGAAGACTTGCACAA TGATCGATTACTGCTCATTTGGGAATGATAGCTGCGAGCACAAGTGTGTGAGTGTCCTGAAAGGCTTTCACTGCATTTGTAACGATGGATACTCACTCAACGATGATAAGAAGACCTGCACAA TGATCGACTACTGCTCATTTGGGAATGATAGCTGCCAGCACGAGTGTGTGAGTGTGCTCAAAGGCTTTAACTGTCGCTGTAATGAAGGATATTCGCTCAATGACGACCTGAAGACCTGCACAA TGATCGATTACTGCTCATTTGGGAATGATAGCTGCGAGCACGAGTGTGTGAGTGTGCTGAAAGGCTTTCACTGCCGTTGTAAGGACGGATACACCCTCAATGATGACAAGAAAACCTGCACAA TGATTGATTACTGTTCATTTGGGAATCACAGTTGTGATCATCACTGTGTTAGTGTGCTCAATGGTTTCTTCTGTCGCTGCAATGAGGGATACACTCTTCAGGAGGACGGAAAGACCTGCCAGT CGGATAACTTGTGTAATACAGTCGAACATGGTTGTGAATACCAGTGTGTGAGCACTCCAGGATCATACCACTGTATATGTCCTGAGGGCCATGTACTACAGGATGATGGCAAAACCTGTGGAA CCTGTCGAACCTCCAACATCGACCTGGTCCTCCTCATCGACGGTTCCAAGAGCGTTCGGCCACAGAATTTCGAGCTTGTCAAGCAGTTTGTTAACCAGGTGGTGGATCAGCTGGACATCTCCCCTAAAGGAACACGCGTGGGTCTCGTCCAGTACTCAAGCCGAGTGCGGACAGAGTTTCCGCTCAGCATGTATCAGACAAAAGAAGAGATCAAAAAGGCTGTGATGAATGTGCAGTACATGGAGAAAGGGACCATGACAGGTTTGGCTCTCAAACACATGGTGGAGAGCAGCTTCTCGGAGGCTGACGGAGCGCGTCCTGCTGCGAAGAACATCCCACGGGTTGGCCTGGTTTTTACTGATGGGCGTTCACAGGATGATATTCAGGAGTGGGCCAAGAAGGCCAAGGAAGCAG GTATCACCATGTATGCTGTTGGTGTGGGTAAAGCTGTGGAGGATGAGCTGAGAGAGATTGCCTCTGAGCCTGTGGAAAAACACTTCTTCTACTCCGCCGACTTCACTGCCATCAGCCAGATCGCTGAAAACCTCAAATTCAATGTCTGCGCAG CTGAGAGTCAAGGAGAGATCGAGGTTAAGGACCCCTGCGCTTGTGAAAGTCTTGTGGAGTTCCAGCAGGTTACGATGTCCACCCTAGACCAGCTCAACCAAAAG CTGTCAGTTATGACCAAGCGATTGGAAGTTCTGGAGAGCCAGCTGCTCACAAGAAAATGA
- the matn4 gene encoding matrilin-4 isoform X2: MTRALVYISVLIAIIAVTEARPKSAEPKCKSGPVDLVFIIDGSRSVRPHEFETMRKFMIDIIHELDIGLEATRIGVVQYSSQVQNVFSLKAFSKTEQMVKAINQIIPLAQGTMTGLAIRYSMNVAFSAEEGARPNVPHVAVIVTDGRPQDRVAEVAAAARESGIEIYAVGVARADMTSLRAMASPPFEDHVFLVESFDLIHQFGLQFQDKLCGMDLCLESDHGCEHICESSPGSYHCLCLPGYTLNEDGKTCTPIDLCAEEKHDCEQICIASPGSFMCDCNTGYTLNDDKKTCKMIDYCSFGNDSCEHQCVSVLNGFNCRCNEGYSLNDDLKTCTMIDYCSFGNDSCEHECVSVLQSFYCECREGYTLNEDETSCTMIDYCSFGNDSCEHECVSVLNGFNCRCNDGYSLNDDMKTCTMIDYCSFGNDSCEHQCVSVLKGFHCVCNDGYTLNDDKKTCTMIDYCSFGNDSCEHQCVSVLKGFHCVCNDGYSLNDDKKTCTMIDYCSFGNDSCEHKCVSVLKGFHCICNDGYSLNDDKKTCTMIDYCSFGNDSCQHECVSVLKGFNCRCNEGYSLNDDLKTCTMIDYCSFGNDSCEHECVSVLKGFHCRCKDGYTLNDDKKTCTMIDYCSFGNHSCDHHCVSVLNGFFCRCNEGYTLQEDGKTCQSDNLCNTVEHGCEYQCVSTPGSYHCICPEGHVLQDDGKTCGTCRTSNIDLVLLIDGSKSVRPQNFELVKQFVNQVVDQLDISPKGTRVGLVQYSSRVRTEFPLSMYQTKEEIKKAVMNVQYMEKGTMTGLALKHMVESSFSEADGARPAAKNIPRVGLVFTDGRSQDDIQEWAKKAKEAGITMYAVGVGKAVEDELREIASEPVEKHFFYSADFTAISQIAENLKFNVCAAESQGEIEVKDPCACESLVEFQQVTMSTLDQLNQKLSVMTKRLEVLESQLLTRK; the protein is encoded by the exons ATGACACGTGCGTTGGTGTACATCAGTGTGCTAATAGCCATAATAGCTGTGACGGAAGCGAGGCCTAAATCAG ctgaacCAAAGTGTAAATCTGGCCCGGTCGACCTTGTGTTCATCATCGACGGCTCCCGCAGCGTTCGTCCCCATGAGTTCGAGACGATGCGCAAGTTCATGATCGACATCATCCACGAGCTAGACATCGGCCTGGAAGCTACAAGAATTGGTGTGGTCCAATACTCTAGTCAAGTCCAGAACGTGTTCTCCCTCAAAGCCTTCAGCAAGACTGAGCAGATGGTCAAAGCTATCAACCAGATCATTCCATTGGCACAGGGCACTATGACTGGCCTGGCCATCCGCTATTCCATGAATGTAGCCTTCTCTGCCGAGGAAGGTGCGCGTCCCAACGTTCCCCATGTAGCCGTTATTGTGACAGACGGACGCCCTCAGGATCGTGTGGCTGAAGTGGCGGCCGCTGCAAGGGAGTCTGGGATTGAGATCTACGCCGTCGGTGTCGCCAGAGCCGATATGACCTCACTGCGTGCTATGGCGTCACCACCGTTTGAGGATCACGTGTTCCTGGTGGAGAGCTTTGACCTCATTCACCAGTTCGGGCTTCAGTTCCAAGACAAGCTTTGTG GAATGGACTTGTGTCTGGAATCGGATCACGGCTGTGAGCACATCTGCGAGAGTTCGCCAGGCTCCTACCACTGTCTGTGTCTGCCTGGATACACGCTCAACGAGGATGGCAAGACCTGCACAC CCATTGATCTATGTGCTGAAGAGAAGCATGATTGTGAGCAGATCTGTATCGCTTCACCCGGGTCATTCATGTGTGACTGTAACACAGGATACACACTCAACGACGACAAGAAAACATGCAAAA TGATCGACTACTGCTCATTTGGAAATGACAGCTGCGAGCATCAATGTGTGAGTGTGCTCAATGGCTTTAATTGTCGCTGTAACGAAGGATACTCACTCAACGATGACCTGAAAACCTGCACAA TGATCGACTACTGCTCATTTGGGAATGACAGCTGTGAGCACGAATGTGTGAGCGTGCTTCAGAGCTTTTATTGTGAATGCCGTGAAGGATACACACTCAATGAGGACGAAACATCGTGCACAA TGATCGACTACTGCTCATTTGGGAATGATAGCTGCGAGCACGAGTGTGTGAGTGTGCTCAATGGCTTTAACTGCCGTTGTAACGATGGATACTCACTCAACGATGACATGAAGACCTGTACAA TGATTGATTACTGCTCATTTGGGAATGATAGCTGCGAGCACCAGTGTGTGAGTGTCCTGAAAGGCTTTCACTGCGTTTGTAATGATGGATACACACTCAACGATGACAAGAAGACCTGCACAA TGATCGATTACTGCTCATTTGGGAATGATAGCTGCGAGCACCAGTGTGTGAGTGTCCTGAAAGGCTTTCACTGCGTTTGTAATGATGGATACTCACTCAACGATGACAAGAAGACTTGCACAA TGATCGATTACTGCTCATTTGGGAATGATAGCTGCGAGCACAAGTGTGTGAGTGTCCTGAAAGGCTTTCACTGCATTTGTAACGATGGATACTCACTCAACGATGATAAGAAGACCTGCACAA TGATCGACTACTGCTCATTTGGGAATGATAGCTGCCAGCACGAGTGTGTGAGTGTGCTCAAAGGCTTTAACTGTCGCTGTAATGAAGGATATTCGCTCAATGACGACCTGAAGACCTGCACAA TGATCGATTACTGCTCATTTGGGAATGATAGCTGCGAGCACGAGTGTGTGAGTGTGCTGAAAGGCTTTCACTGCCGTTGTAAGGACGGATACACCCTCAATGATGACAAGAAAACCTGCACAA TGATTGATTACTGTTCATTTGGGAATCACAGTTGTGATCATCACTGTGTTAGTGTGCTCAATGGTTTCTTCTGTCGCTGCAATGAGGGATACACTCTTCAGGAGGACGGAAAGACCTGCCAGT CGGATAACTTGTGTAATACAGTCGAACATGGTTGTGAATACCAGTGTGTGAGCACTCCAGGATCATACCACTGTATATGTCCTGAGGGCCATGTACTACAGGATGATGGCAAAACCTGTGGAA CCTGTCGAACCTCCAACATCGACCTGGTCCTCCTCATCGACGGTTCCAAGAGCGTTCGGCCACAGAATTTCGAGCTTGTCAAGCAGTTTGTTAACCAGGTGGTGGATCAGCTGGACATCTCCCCTAAAGGAACACGCGTGGGTCTCGTCCAGTACTCAAGCCGAGTGCGGACAGAGTTTCCGCTCAGCATGTATCAGACAAAAGAAGAGATCAAAAAGGCTGTGATGAATGTGCAGTACATGGAGAAAGGGACCATGACAGGTTTGGCTCTCAAACACATGGTGGAGAGCAGCTTCTCGGAGGCTGACGGAGCGCGTCCTGCTGCGAAGAACATCCCACGGGTTGGCCTGGTTTTTACTGATGGGCGTTCACAGGATGATATTCAGGAGTGGGCCAAGAAGGCCAAGGAAGCAG GTATCACCATGTATGCTGTTGGTGTGGGTAAAGCTGTGGAGGATGAGCTGAGAGAGATTGCCTCTGAGCCTGTGGAAAAACACTTCTTCTACTCCGCCGACTTCACTGCCATCAGCCAGATCGCTGAAAACCTCAAATTCAATGTCTGCGCAG CTGAGAGTCAAGGAGAGATCGAGGTTAAGGACCCCTGCGCTTGTGAAAGTCTTGTGGAGTTCCAGCAGGTTACGATGTCCACCCTAGACCAGCTCAACCAAAAG CTGTCAGTTATGACCAAGCGATTGGAAGTTCTGGAGAGCCAGCTGCTCACAAGAAAATGA
- the or90a1 gene encoding odorant receptor 134-1: MNSTGGQQLLMRDTFTTAFIKNFIVVLVWFLLSYINGSVVATFFKHQIFYEDPRYILFIHMVINDAVQLTVTIALFLVSYILYTISVGVCCFFILVAVFTTRSTPVNLAGMAIERYIAICYPLRHAQICTVHRAYMLIAAIWFISVVPDITDLFVTLATEPMSYFQTKVFCLRQNVFKDPVLLYKRQAFDGIYFSLVFLTLLCTYLRIVFAARALSTERTSAKRATNTILLHGVQLLMCMLSYVSPSVEGVLNIIFPGRILEMRFVNYLIVYILPRFLSPIIYGVRDKKFRKYLRRYFVCGLTKIGTSVESKDGED, encoded by the coding sequence ATGAATTCAACAGGAGGCCAACAACTCCTCATGAGAGACACGTTCACCACAGCCTTCATTAAGAACTTCATCGTGGTCCTGGTGTGGTTCCTCCTCAGCTACATCAATGGCAGCGTTGTGGCCACATTTTTTAAACACCAGATCTTTTATGAAGACCCTCGCTATATCCTTTTCATACATATGGTGATTAATGATGCAGTGCAGCTCACTGTAACCATCGCTCTGTTTTTGGTCAGTTACATCTTGTATACTATCAGTGTAGGAGTGTGTTGTTTCTTTATCCTGGTGGCTGTGTTCACCACCCGCAGCACACCGGTCAATCTGGCCGGCATGGCAATCGAGCGTTATATCGCGATCTGCTATCCTCTGCGCCACGCTCAAATCTGCACTGTGCACCGCGCATACATGCTCATAGCAGCCATTTGGTTCATATCTGTGGTTCCTGACATCACTGACCTTTTCGTGACTTTAGCCACAGAACCTATGAGTTACTTCCAAACTAAAGTTTTTTGTCTCAGGCAGAATGTGTTTAAAGACCCTGTGCTGCTGTACAAACGGCAGGCCTTTGACGGGATTTATTTCTCGCTGGTGTTCCTCACGCTGCTGTGCACATATCTGCGGATCGTTTTTGCGGCCCGCGCGCTCTCCACCGAGAGAACTTCCGCCAAACGGGCGACCAACACTATCTTGCTTCACGGAGTTCAGTTACTCATGTGCATGCTGTCCTATGTGTCTCCCAGTGTCGAGGGCGTACTGAACATCATCTTCCCGGGACGCATTCTGGAAATGCGTTTTGTCAACTATCTAATTGTGTATATTTTGCCACGCTTTTTGAGTCCAATTATATATGGAGTCCGGGATAAAAAGTTCCGGAAGTATCTGAGGAGGTATTTTGTTTGTGGTCTCACTAAAATAGGCACAAGTGTTGAGAGTAAAGATGGGGAAGACTAA